A stretch of the Campylobacter sp. 19-13652 genome encodes the following:
- a CDS encoding Ppx/GppA phosphatase family protein, translating into MAKRTAVIDLGSNSMRLAIYERTSRWAFFTLAEFKTKVRLASGGYNSAGEISKASMQRAIDGFCEFAQIAKAHKCHKIYAVGTSALRDAPNSSELISAVKRECNINLKVIDGKMEAILGATAAANLLAPFKKGVTIDIGGGSTELALVENGRICKAISLNLGTVRLKELFFDNKNTANLKSFLADAIKGVIDDFRCENIIAIGGSLRALSSAIISRERYPISTLHNFEYKLSVHEEYLSSVANSTVLGLERLSIKKERFDTIREGAHIFLAVAKALGVKRVITSGVGVREGVFLNDFLGLYLNKRAEVKSGELGLMLAKFANGLNPGLKSLIDRFNVNPNRNIKNYAKAIFEALSPVHKLENCYIQELLTASKLINIGSNIGFYNDHKNSAYIVLNSLNYGYTHEQKALIAAIIGTNGKKSVYEYDKLEKLLPPAYVVRWLSFMLYLARALDISCAGAKLEFTYENQALSIIGGRGLSLAKDEIKKLAKPDTFAISFV; encoded by the coding sequence ATGGCAAAACGCACGGCGGTGATAGATTTAGGCTCAAATTCAATGCGACTTGCGATTTATGAGCGTACGAGTCGTTGGGCGTTTTTTACCCTTGCTGAGTTTAAGACAAAGGTGCGTTTAGCGTCTGGTGGATATAATAGCGCTGGGGAAATTTCAAAGGCGAGCATGCAGCGTGCGATTGATGGTTTTTGCGAGTTTGCCCAAATAGCTAAGGCTCATAAATGCCATAAAATTTATGCAGTCGGCACTTCTGCTTTGCGTGATGCTCCAAATTCAAGTGAGCTTATATCAGCAGTAAAGCGCGAATGCAATATAAATTTAAAGGTAATAGACGGCAAAATGGAGGCTATACTTGGCGCGACGGCTGCGGCAAATTTATTAGCACCATTTAAAAAGGGCGTTACCATAGATATAGGTGGTGGTAGTACCGAGCTTGCTCTTGTTGAAAACGGACGAATATGCAAGGCAATATCTTTAAATTTAGGCACGGTTCGCCTAAAAGAGCTATTTTTTGACAATAAAAACACAGCAAATTTAAAATCATTTTTAGCAGACGCGATAAAGGGCGTGATAGATGATTTTCGCTGTGAAAACATCATAGCCATAGGTGGCAGCCTACGTGCGCTTAGTAGCGCTATAATCTCAAGAGAACGCTACCCTATAAGTACGCTTCATAATTTTGAATATAAGCTTAGCGTGCATGAGGAGTATCTAAGTTCGGTTGCAAATTCTACAGTTTTGGGGCTTGAGCGACTGAGCATTAAAAAAGAGCGCTTTGACACTATTAGAGAGGGGGCACATATATTTTTAGCTGTAGCTAAAGCCCTTGGAGTAAAAAGAGTAATAACCAGCGGCGTGGGCGTGCGCGAGGGCGTGTTTTTAAATGATTTTTTAGGGCTTTATCTTAATAAAAGAGCTGAGGTAAAAAGTGGTGAACTTGGGTTAATGCTCGCTAAGTTTGCAAATGGGTTAAATCCTGGACTAAAATCCCTAATAGACCGTTTTAACGTAAATCCTAATAGAAATATCAAAAACTACGCAAAAGCGATTTTTGAGGCACTTTCGCCAGTGCATAAGCTCGAAAATTGCTATATTCAAGAGCTTTTAACTGCGTCAAAGCTCATAAACATAGGCTCAAATATAGGCTTTTATAATGATCACAAAAACTCAGCTTATATAGTTTTAAATTCCTTAAACTACGGCTATACTCACGAGCAAAAAGCTCTCATAGCCGCGATAATCGGCACAAACGGCAAAAAAAGCGTATACGAATATGATAAGCTAGAAAAGCTCCTGCCCCCTGCTTATGTGGTGCGATGGCTTAGCTTTATGCTCTATTTGGCTCGTGCGCTTGATATATCTTGCGCTGGGGCAAAGCTCGAGTTTACCTACGAAAATCAAGCTCTTAGCATCATAGGTGGCAGAGGGCTAAGCCTAGCTAAAGATGAGATAAAAAAGCTAGCAAAGCCAGATACTTTTGCTATTTCGTTTGTGTAG
- a CDS encoding amidohydrolase produces MKECLSRLRREFHAYPEAGWEEFYTTAKIIEYVKELDCFEILTQKECINESFLRGRDVDAVKASRQMALKNGAKEEIIDALGEITGCVCVFDSGRAGASIGLRFDIDCVCVSESKNPSHAPQKLGFASKNEGRMHSCGHDGHISIGLGVAKFISQNKHLLNGKIKLIFQPAEEGVRGGAAVANSGVLDDLDYLMACHIGFCAKSGEIVINPTNFLCTSKVDVKFKGLASHAGASPNEGKNALLAACFAVTQMHAISRHGAGMSRINVGRIEAGSGRNVIADSAKLEIEVRGETSQINAYMLERVRAIALSSAQAWDVECDIQIVGEACELENSKELTELLDGVLKDDKELKNRFSTVIKTREFNASEDATLLIRRVQECGGKACYFILGADIKAGHHSSDFDFDEGVLESGVMLYQKLLLKLLT; encoded by the coding sequence ATGAAAGAGTGCTTAAGCAGGCTCAGGCGTGAATTTCATGCTTATCCTGAGGCAGGATGGGAGGAGTTTTACACTACAGCAAAGATTATTGAATACGTAAAAGAGCTTGACTGCTTTGAAATTCTAACCCAAAAAGAGTGCATAAACGAGAGCTTTTTACGTGGACGAGACGTAGACGCCGTAAAGGCAAGCAGGCAAATGGCGCTTAAAAACGGAGCAAAAGAGGAAATTATTGACGCACTAGGAGAGATAACTGGCTGTGTGTGCGTCTTTGACAGTGGTAGAGCTGGGGCTAGTATTGGGCTTAGATTTGATATAGACTGCGTGTGTGTAAGCGAGAGTAAAAACCCGTCGCACGCACCACAAAAGCTTGGATTTGCCTCTAAAAACGAAGGCAGAATGCACTCATGCGGACATGATGGGCATATTAGTATAGGGCTTGGGGTGGCGAAATTTATAAGCCAAAATAAGCACCTGCTAAACGGCAAAATAAAGCTCATTTTTCAACCAGCCGAAGAGGGCGTAAGAGGCGGGGCAGCAGTGGCGAATAGCGGCGTGCTAGATGATTTAGACTATCTTATGGCATGTCATATTGGATTTTGTGCAAAAAGTGGCGAGATAGTGATAAATCCGACAAATTTCTTATGCACGAGCAAGGTTGACGTTAAATTTAAAGGCTTGGCATCGCATGCTGGCGCAAGCCCAAATGAGGGCAAAAACGCCCTACTGGCTGCTTGCTTTGCTGTAACACAAATGCACGCAATCTCAAGGCACGGCGCTGGAATGAGTCGCATAAATGTGGGACGCATTGAGGCTGGAAGCGGACGAAACGTCATAGCAGATAGTGCAAAACTAGAAATAGAAGTAAGGGGTGAGACAAGTCAAATAAACGCCTATATGCTAGAAAGGGTGCGCGCAATCGCTCTTTCTAGCGCGCAGGCGTGGGATGTGGAGTGCGACATACAAATCGTAGGCGAAGCGTGCGAATTAGAAAACTCAAAAGAGTTGACAGAGCTTTTAGATGGGGTTTTAAAAGATGACAAGGAGCTTAAAAATCGCTTTAGCACTGTAATTAAAACGAGAGAATTTAACGCTAGCGAGGACGCTACACTGCTTATCCGCCGAGTACAAGAATGCGGAGGCAAGGCATGCTATTTTATCCTAGGGGCTGATATAAAAGCAGGGCATCATAGCAGCGATTTTGACTTTGACGAGGGGGTTTTAGAAAGCGGGGTAATGCTGTATCAAAAGCTACTTTTAAAGCTTTTGACTTAG
- a CDS encoding dicarboxylate/amino acid:cation symporter: protein MSEIFKIYIRTNLLLRILIALVLGLICGLIFPNQQGISMALDIFSTLGDIFIRLLKMLVMPVVSCSLIVGMASILPSNIGKIGIKIIAFYTLTSICAIIIGLGISALLATGANVDLQIHEAPSPNPQMPNLLSVLLSLIPTNPFNTIAHQEVLPSVFFCAIFGIALAFCKNSKDASIKEASGLVFKFFEGISAVIFKIVGWVMQYAPIGVFSLIFVVFAKNGKEAFGTLADMTMTVYAGFIAQIAIVYFGICLFLKLNPIKFIKKVRLPMLTAFITRSSATSIPISIQTAQERMGISRHLSSFTLPLGATINMDGTTICLGVCVTFIANLAGIELNASAYISIILTSLLASIGTAGVPGAGAIMLIMVLESIGLKVEANSTIAVAYGMILGIDALLDMGRTSMNVTGDIMGTLAIAKSQNSIDMSKWSDENERVLKQAQA from the coding sequence ATGAGTGAAATTTTTAAAATCTATATCAGGACAAATTTACTTTTAAGAATTCTCATAGCACTTGTACTAGGGCTCATTTGTGGGCTTATTTTCCCAAATCAGCAGGGCATAAGTATGGCTCTTGATATATTCTCAACACTAGGAGATATCTTTATCAGGCTTTTAAAAATGCTCGTAATGCCCGTAGTTTCCTGCTCTTTGATAGTAGGAATGGCAAGCATTTTGCCCTCTAATATAGGCAAAATAGGCATAAAAATCATAGCCTTTTATACACTTACATCAATATGCGCCATAATCATAGGGCTTGGTATATCAGCGCTACTAGCAACAGGCGCTAACGTAGACTTGCAAATCCACGAAGCTCCGAGTCCAAACCCTCAAATGCCAAACCTCCTTTCCGTGCTTTTAAGCCTAATCCCAACAAACCCCTTTAACACCATAGCCCACCAAGAAGTCCTGCCTAGCGTATTTTTCTGTGCAATTTTTGGCATAGCGCTGGCATTTTGTAAAAACAGCAAGGATGCGAGTATAAAAGAGGCGTCTGGGCTGGTTTTTAAATTCTTTGAAGGCATAAGCGCAGTTATTTTTAAAATAGTGGGATGGGTCATGCAGTATGCGCCCATAGGGGTATTTTCGCTTATTTTTGTAGTATTTGCCAAAAATGGAAAAGAGGCATTTGGTACTCTTGCTGATATGACTATGACTGTGTATGCTGGTTTTATAGCCCAAATAGCCATAGTCTATTTTGGCATCTGTCTTTTTCTTAAGCTAAATCCGATTAAATTTATCAAAAAAGTAAGACTACCCATGCTTACAGCCTTTATCACGCGCTCATCAGCCACTAGCATACCCATATCAATTCAAACAGCGCAAGAACGAATGGGTATCTCACGCCATCTTTCGAGCTTCACCCTACCACTTGGGGCTACAATAAACATGGACGGAACCACCATATGTTTAGGAGTTTGCGTAACATTTATAGCAAATTTAGCTGGCATAGAACTAAATGCAAGCGCATATATAAGCATAATCCTAACCTCCCTACTCGCCTCCATAGGTACAGCTGGAGTACCAGGGGCTGGGGCTATAATGCTTATTATGGTGCTTGAGAGTATAGGGCTAAAGGTAGAAGCAAATAGCACAATAGCGGTGGCTTATGGCATGATACTAGGCATTGACGCACTTCTTGATATGGGACGAACAAGCATGAATGTAACAGGCGATATAATGGGGACTTTGGCTATAGCAAAGAGCCAAAATAGCATAGATATGTCAAAATGGAGTGATGAAAATGAAAGAGTGCTTAAGCAGGCTCAGGCGTGA
- the argH gene encoding argininosuccinate lyase yields the protein MSKMWAGRFSQASDALLEEFNASIKFDKRLYKEDIAGSIAHSAMLASCGIISQAEAASMKAGLEQILGEIERGEFSFLIADEDIHMAVEKRLGQIVGVDIAGRLHTARSRNDQVALDFRLYTQKSNLSIRGRLYTLIHTLFEIAREHTLSLMPGFTHLQHAQPVSLAYHLCAYIFMFMRDFDRLKSSYDRANLCPLGSAALAGTPHPIDRAQTAAALGFSAPTFNAMDSVSDRDFALEMLFNIATIFTHTSRLCEEIVLWCSSEFGFMKLSDKFSTGSSIMPQKKNPDVAELIRGKTGRVYGNLIALLTTLKSLPLAYNKDMQEDKEGLFDSVDTALISLEILAKMLKSSSFDKGAMMNACKKGHLSATDLADYLVKSCGVPFRQAHHITGRAVALAESLGKDLSELSKTELSSVDEVLNSDEALSALSLAASMQARRSYGGTSETSVQSQLDMISAWLDTNFSLS from the coding sequence ATGTCAAAGATGTGGGCGGGTAGATTTAGCCAAGCAAGCGATGCGCTGCTTGAGGAGTTTAATGCCTCGATTAAATTTGATAAAAGGCTTTATAAAGAGGATATAGCTGGCAGTATCGCCCATAGCGCTATGCTAGCAAGTTGTGGCATTATAAGCCAAGCTGAGGCGGCATCTATGAAAGCTGGGCTAGAGCAGATTTTGGGCGAGATTGAGCGAGGGGAGTTTAGCTTTTTAATAGCTGATGAGGATATACATATGGCAGTTGAGAAGCGTTTGGGGCAGATAGTGGGGGTTGATATTGCAGGTAGGCTTCACACCGCAAGAAGCAGAAACGACCAAGTCGCACTCGATTTTCGTCTTTATACCCAAAAGTCAAATTTAAGCATTAGAGGGCGGCTTTATACGTTAATTCACACCCTTTTTGAGATAGCGCGCGAGCATACCCTTAGTCTTATGCCGGGATTTACACATCTTCAGCACGCTCAGCCAGTTAGCCTAGCGTATCACCTTTGTGCTTATATTTTTATGTTTATGCGAGATTTTGACAGGCTAAAATCAAGCTATGATAGAGCCAACCTCTGCCCCCTTGGCTCAGCAGCACTAGCAGGTACTCCGCACCCCATTGATAGAGCGCAGACCGCTGCGGCTTTGGGCTTTAGCGCGCCTACATTTAATGCCATGGATAGCGTGAGCGATCGTGATTTTGCGCTTGAGATGCTTTTTAATATAGCGACCATTTTTACGCACACTTCTAGGCTTTGTGAAGAGATCGTGCTGTGGTGCTCTAGCGAGTTTGGATTTATGAAGCTAAGTGATAAATTCTCCACCGGCAGCTCCATAATGCCGCAAAAGAAAAATCCAGACGTAGCCGAGCTAATACGTGGCAAAACTGGGCGTGTGTATGGGAATCTAATCGCACTTTTGACGACTCTAAAATCCCTACCGCTAGCTTATAATAAAGACATGCAAGAGGATAAAGAGGGGCTTTTTGATAGCGTTGATACGGCGCTTATCTCGCTTGAGATATTAGCAAAAATGCTAAAAAGCTCAAGCTTTGATAAGGGCGCAATGATGAATGCTTGCAAAAAAGGACATTTAAGCGCAACTGATTTGGCTGATTATTTGGTTAAAAGCTGCGGCGTGCCATTTAGGCAGGCTCATCACATCACTGGGCGGGCTGTGGCACTAGCTGAGAGCCTTGGCAAGGACCTAAGTGAGCTAAGCAAGACCGAGCTATCAAGCGTCGATGAGGTACTAAATAGTGACGAGGCTTTAAGCGCGTTAAGTCTTGCGGCGTCTATGCAGGCTAGGCGCTCATATGGCGGAACGTCCGAAACAAGCGTGCAGTCTCAGCTTGATATGATAAGTGCATGGTTGGACACTAATTTTTCTTTGTCTTAA
- a CDS encoding SelT/SelW/SelH family (seleno)protein, which yields MRVKITYCNSUNYRPVASRVEDEIKQNFDGASVEKVIGSGGNFIVEVDGKVVFSKKDLIGTSEPRFPTGGEITRLINEAKA from the coding sequence ATGCGTGTAAAAATCACATACTGCAACTCTTGAAACTATCGACCAGTAGCCTCTAGGGTAGAGGATGAGATAAAGCAAAACTTCGATGGTGCAAGTGTTGAGAAAGTAATAGGCAGTGGAGGAAACTTCATCGTTGAGGTTGACGGCAAAGTCGTTTTTTCAAAAAAGGATTTAATAGGCACAAGCGAGCCTAGATTTCCAACTGGCGGCGAGATTACTCGCTTAATAAACGAAGCGAAAGCTTAA